The Elusimicrobiota bacterium genomic sequence GCCGCGATAATCGCATCGCTTGCGTCCGCGTCAAGAATGCCCTTCCTCATTTCAATGTAGTATTGCGGATAGCGGTTGTCCACGATGGCCAGCAGGCTCGAGAGGCTTTCGCCGGAAGAATCAATGACGTAATAAGCCTCGCCGGAAGTCGATCTTTTGATGACTTCCACTTGCTTGTCTATTTCTTGAGAGATGCGGGGGGATAGAGACAACCCTAGAGCATCCTGAACATTTTTTGAACCTGCCAGAGTAGGGGTTTTACGATAATGCAAAGGCCTGGCCAAGGCTTTTGCCGCCGGCGGCGCGACAAGAACCGCAAGCGCCAGAGCCGCGAGCGCCTGCGCCCTTTTTGAAGCGGAGCCCATGATCATGAACGCGCTCACGGCGAAATAAACGAAAAGCTTGGTGGCGAGTATGTGGTACCCCTCCAGCGGAAAGAACATGAATGCCCCCATGATGCCCAGGACTGAAAGCATCAGCATATCCTTCTGTCCCTCCCCGTCGCGAGCGCCATTCTTGACCCAGAACCATGCCTTGACGCCGATTAAGGAATTGACGAGGAAGGGGACCAAAAACAGTATCCCCCCCACGACCGCATCGAAATTGCGCGCCATCCCCTGGAACGAAAGGCTTCTATCCCACCGAAAACCATCCGATATCACCCCGATAATGCCGTAATCCCAAATGCGAAGATATTTAAATCCCATCCCAAAAAGGGAATAAAGATAGCGGCCGTACCCCACGGCGCCGCCGATCCAAATAAATATCAAAACCGGCGCGCATAGAAAGGCTCCGGAAAACAGAGCGGCTTCCCTCAAGAACGCGCCGCAATCCAGCCCGACCTCCTTGTTTCCGACGGCCCAACGCGCAAGGGCCCCCCAAAAAAGAAAATACGGGAAAGTGTAGTACACGACCTCGTCCGCGTTGGGAAGCCGCAAAGCAAACAGCACGCCGAAACCCAAGCATCCCGCTATAATGGCGAACAATAACGGCCGACCCTGGGAATTCCCATCCAACCGAAAACTCCGAACAGCGCGGACGAACAAGAAGGCGCCGCAGGCTATGCCCAAGAATAAGCCAATATTATGTTTAAGGACCATGATGAGCCCACCGATGAAGCCGCTTAAAAGCAATTGGAAGGCCCTCATCTTCTCTTCACGGCGCGCTTCCCATAGAAGCAAAACGACCAGCAATTGCAGCGGCTGAATGATCCAATCGGGAGCCCACCAATGCGTTTCAACGCAATAATGCGTCAGGAAAAGAGCCATAAGCAGGGAAATGGCCGCGGAGGCGAAGGTGCGAAACAGCTTAAAAGCCAGGAACGGAACGGGCAACTGGATTAAAAAGAGAAATACGTACATGCTGCTCACCTTGCCCAGCAAATAGGTTAAAAACCACGATCCCGGGGGCCAATTGAGAAGAACCTGGGAAGGAGAGATGACCGTCTGCGCCAATGCCGTATTTAGCGCATGCCCCGGGAAGAGCAGGCGCTTGGAAACATACTGCGCCACGAGGGGAACAATAGCCGCCGGAAATCTCCTGAGAGTCAGTAAGCCGGGTAGATGCTCCAAAAAATAAAATGACAGCAAAGAAATATAAACGAGAAATGGATTCCTCGTTAAAATGGCATCCATCCTGTCGTTCCAGCTGGGATCTCTAACCATTGGCGTCCTGCCCGGCCGCCTCGGGATAAGGTAGCCGCGCCCACGGGCGTCTGAAGCCCGCGGCCGAAGCGACAAGTGCGGCTCCAATGGCGCCCTCCGTAGCAAAAATCTTCAAATTATCAGCGATGATCCAATCATGCCAATCCACGGTAAAATACGGGCCCGGGAGGACATGGCCGATGGGGCCTATGAGCCTGGGACTTAGGGGCCAGCCCAGCTCAAGCCCGTAGTTCTGAACGGGGAATTGGTTAAAAGAATCATACGTCACAAGATCCAAGGCAGGATGCGAGAGACAGGTCAGCGCCAAGGCCCCCAGCCAAGTTCGGTATGGAGTGTTTCCCCCGGGAGAGAGGACCTTCCAGAGAAGCGTCGCCAGGGCCCCTCCCATGACCAAAGCGAAGGCCAGAGAATGCGCCGCCAAATGGTGATACTCGAGAGGCTTGCCTGCTAATAAACCAGGGAGAAGGTCCATGTCGGCGATATTGGCCGCGGTCAAGAATACGAGATAAACGCTGCATGAAGGCTTCTCGCGGCAGGCGAGCTGGGCCGCTGAGATGGCCACTGCCGAGTGAAAAAGCGGCGTGGCCATGGGATATTAGGCGAGCGCGGCGGTCTCGACTTGAGGCAAACCCGCCTCCGGACCGGATCCCTTGGCCAGAACCACGACAGAATGGGTGAACAAGTCCCGCGGACCAAAATAATACTCGACGAGCTCGAAGCCCGCCTTCCGGCACAGGGCCTCGACGTGGCGCCTGGATTTGACGCGGGTAATCTCATCTGGATGGAGGCGAACGCCGCGCCGAAGAATCCGGTTCAAGACGAAATGGATCATCTTAAGCGCCGTCACGCTCAGCCCGAATTCGGGCGGCCAAAAAAGGACCGCCTTGCCGCCGGGCCTCAAGACTCGGCGGAACTCCGTCAAGATGCGACGGATTTCCTCCTCCGTGAAATGCTCCATGACCCCGAGATTGTAGATCCCATCGAAAGCCCCGTCCGCGAAGGGCATGCTGAAAATGCTCCCATGGGCAAGTTGGCAGCGGTTCTGGTGCAGGCGGCCGTAACTAGCCAGGGCCGCCTTCGAAATGTCCAGGGCCGTTATAGCGACGTGTCCGCGAATGTCAGCGTCGTTCTGCCCCGCCCCGCAGCCGGCGTGGAGCACCTTGGAGCCGGCGGGGAATATCCTGAAAATAAAATGATTGAGGGCGGGCCGAATGACGCGCTTGCGGTACAAGGCCGCGATCGCGTCGTAGACGATGCCGCTGGCGTCGGCTTTCCTTTTCCAGTACGAATCCCAATCTTGCGGATCGTGGAGTTCAGCCGCTCCGGCGGATGGGCCGGAGATCTCCAGCCTCTCGCGTTGAAGCAGCGTAGTTAGGGAAAGTTCGATGAGGAACTTAAGGCTGTGCCCGGCCTCCCTCGGGTCCATCTTGGAGTGCCCGTAGGTCCGCGCCGGGAGGTGGATCGGCACTTCCCGGATGCGCAGGCGGTTGAGGTTCAGGATGTGCAGGCTCTCGAAGAAAAAGGAATAGCCCCGTGAGCAGACCAGGTCGAAGGCCTCGCGCGGAACGCGGTCGAGCCGGTACAGGCGGTAGGCCCCGGTCGCGTCATAATCAAGCTTGAGCAGATGCTTGGTCAGGACGTGCCCGACCACGGTCAGGATCTTGCGCCAGGGATTCCATTCCTTGAGGCTCTTCTCCTGAAGATAGCGCGAGCCCACCACGACGTCGCAGTCACGCGAGCGGCGAATGAACTCGGGGATATACTCCGGAGAGTGGGTGAAATCCGCGTCCATCGTGATCAAGGCCGAGTATCCGCGCTCGTAAGCCCAGCGGATCCCCTCGTAGTGGGCGCTCCCGATGCCCCGCTTGCCGGCGCGATGGATGGCGAATATGTTCTTGCGGGAGGAGCGCAGGACCTCTATGATGGCGCCCGTTCCGTCCGGGGAATTGTCGTCCAAGAAAAGGATGTCGGCCTCGATCGGAAGGGCCAGGATGGCCGCGCA encodes the following:
- a CDS encoding metal-dependent hydrolase, whose amino-acid sequence is MATPLFHSAVAISAAQLACREKPSCSVYLVFLTAANIADMDLLPGLLAGKPLEYHHLAAHSLAFALVMGGALATLLWKVLSPGGNTPYRTWLGALALTCLSHPALDLVTYDSFNQFPVQNYGLELGWPLSPRLIGPIGHVLPGPYFTVDWHDWIIADNLKIFATEGAIGAALVASAAGFRRPWARLPYPEAAGQDANG
- a CDS encoding glycosyltransferase, translating into MIGKTLIFIPTYNERENVQKLCAAILALPIEADILFLDDNSPDGTGAIIEVLRSSRKNIFAIHRAGKRGIGSAHYEGIRWAYERGYSALITMDADFTHSPEYIPEFIRRSRDCDVVVGSRYLQEKSLKEWNPWRKILTVVGHVLTKHLLKLDYDATGAYRLYRLDRVPREAFDLVCSRGYSFFFESLHILNLNRLRIREVPIHLPARTYGHSKMDPREAGHSLKFLIELSLTTLLQRERLEISGPSAGAAELHDPQDWDSYWKRKADASGIVYDAIAALYRKRVIRPALNHFIFRIFPAGSKVLHAGCGAGQNDADIRGHVAITALDISKAALASYGRLHQNRCQLAHGSIFSMPFADGAFDGIYNLGVMEHFTEEEIRRILTEFRRVLRPGGKAVLFWPPEFGLSVTALKMIHFVLNRILRRGVRLHPDEITRVKSRRHVEALCRKAGFELVEYYFGPRDLFTHSVVVLAKGSGPEAGLPQVETAALA